The following are encoded together in the Chaetodon trifascialis isolate fChaTrf1 chromosome 3, fChaTrf1.hap1, whole genome shotgun sequence genome:
- the asip1 gene encoding agouti signaling protein 1, whose translation MHAFLLLGCFVLVVTDYFLCSAHMIPDERLSTNRVSVSTALSLSHEIGPPPVVIVELPKPAKKKKTRKPKKNKFGVKKHPPPPANCIPMGGSCKSPGNVCCDVCAFCQCRLFRTVCYCRMGNPHC comes from the exons ATGCATGCCTTCCTGCTGCTCGGCTGCTTCGTCCTCGTTGTGACAGACTACTTCCTTTGCTCTGCCCACATGATCCCTGATGAGAGACTCTCCACCAATCGGGTATCTGTATCTACCGCTCTGTCTCTAAGCCATGAGATCGGCCCGCCTCCTGTAGTTATTGTAG AGTTGCCTAAaccagcaaagaagaagaaaacaaggaaaCCAAAGAAG aacAAATTTGGTGTGAAGAagcaccctcctcctcctgctaaCTGCATTCCCATGGGGGGAAGCTGTAAATCTCCAGGCAACGTGTGCTGTGATGTTTGTGCCTTTTGCCAGTGTCGGCTCTTCAGAACTGTCTGTTACTGCCGAATGGGCAACCCTCACTGCTGA